Part of the Nicotiana sylvestris chromosome 5, ASM39365v2, whole genome shotgun sequence genome is shown below.
attattattattattattattattataattattataatatattatCTTTTGAACCAAAAAAAATTCGAATATACCCAAAGTTAGATattgaaaagaaacaatttgtaTTTTTGTAAAGATAAATTAGCTGCACCAAGAGATTAAGTATATAAAGTtaattataaatattaattaCATATATTCCTTTTTATTATTCATAAACAATGAGTATTATACAATTTGTCTGTGCTTCAAACAAAGATCAAGTGATGCTCATTCTTGCACGTCTTAAAGATTcgtttctttcttcttctattttgttgtcttttttgtgtttttttaaaatatttggcCCCCAACCCTGTGTCTGGTACCTACATTTGGGCCGATTAAACCCGGATTCGCGTCAGAAAATTCTATATTAGGGGTAAAACACTTTCTAATAAAGACGACTCTTATCGAAGATTCGAACCTCGAAACTTCTAATTAAGGATGAAGGAGTACTTACCACTCAACTATAACCCTCGTtagtctcttttttatttttatctattCACAAAATTAATTGGACAAAATTTGCTGAATTTTAATATTAGTCAATCTATAAAGTTAAGGTTGATTGTGATAATTCATTTTTTGGTTGGTGGAAAACAATAATTGGGGAGCCATTTCCACTCCCCACATAATTAAGATTTTTTCAACTgtacaaataaatatgaggactGTTTAGTCCATAACCATAAGTGTCAAATCATTGAATTTTGTGGTTGTATATTGCATATGGATGGGACCCACTTTTGTCTGGGACCACAGTTAGCCATTGGATCTAGCCAAtgacattaaaaaaaaaaaaaacttaggtgACAAACactgttttgttttttttcttggaCTTGTAGTGTACAAGTAGGAAATAGTCTCTTGCTGTTAAAATTAAGTTATTCTGCCGTGGTAGACCAAAATTTCTTGATCTCAGTTCAAACCATGAAGTAACTACTCAATCTAATTAAATTAGGTTCCTGTCAATAATAGTTTTTCTTCCTTGGAGAACTTGGACAAGATGTAATGTCTGTGACGATTTCATGTTGCTTGTCAAGTGCCGTCTCAGTGTGTCAAAAATGACAACAAcgacaataataataacaacaagtaCAACGGTGTCAAGTGATTAACAATAAGAATAGCAACagtaacaataataacaacaacaacaaaagtttactatattattattattattattatttttgataataataataatataataataataataaccaaACATTTAGATATGACTAAAATGTTGACATTTAAAAGACTGCCTGGGGAATGTTGTCGAGCCCAAACATTTGGCATAAAAGTGTTACTTAGTACTCCATTTGTTTCAATTTTTACGTCTGTTTGACTGCGTATAGAGTTTAAGAAAAGTAAGGAAGACTTTTAAATCTTGTGATCTTAAAAAAGAGACGTTCTTTTTGAAACAGACGAAACAAGAAAGTAAGACACCTAGAAAGTAAGACACCTGAATCGAAATAGAGGGAGTATTAGTTCCATGAATAACATAGTTTAAATGAACATATAATGATAAGATTCTGTAACGCAGACTTAATAATCACCGGTTAAGATTTAGCAGTTCACCTTGTTTGTAAATAtatgatgaaacttcattttGAATTTTGTCACTCTATTCTCAGATATTTTAATCACAATTTCATCTACTATCTTTGTATCTATAGTATGTATGTATTTGCTTTGTTCATCTGTTACCTTGTATTGAGTTCATATTAGTATTTTACTAAGATGCATATCTAACATGAAAGTATTATATTTAAGCAGGTCTTAGCGAGCAAAAGCAAGATTTATATGGTGCTGGAATACGTGAATGGTGGTGAATTATTTGACAGAATCGTAAGTAACTTTGGCGATTTTAACTTGTGTTTCTGCATATTAACGTCTCAAATCTGGAATTTTAACCTTTATTTGTAATTCTTATTCATAGGTGTCCAAAGGGAAACTCAAAGAGGCACAAGGTAGAAAACTCTTTCAACAATTGATTGACGGCGTTAGTTACTGTCACGAAAAAGGTGTCTTCCACAGAGACCTCAAGGTAACTAATTATATAATGTAGCACACAAACATTACAAGTTGTCGCATGTTCTGTCAAATAACATTTGCTATTTTTGAAATGCAGCTAGAAAATGTTCTCATTGATTCAAAAGGGAACATAAAAATTACGGACTTTGGACTCAGTGCTTTACCCCAACATTTTAGGGTATGGAATATAACATCTTCTCGTTATTGGATACGTGAATACTTTTCCTCAAGCTTAATGAGATTTCTTGCTTAACTATAGGACGATGGTTTGTTGCATACAACTTGCGGTAGTCCCAACTATGTCGCCCCTGAAATTCTTTCTAATAGAGGATATGATGGCGCGGCATCAGATACTTGGTCGTGTGGTGTCATCTTATATGTCATTCTCACCGGTTATTTACCATTTGACGATAGAAATCTTGCAGTACTTTATCAAAAGGTAAGACTTCCTcttctttctccttttaaactttttttttctgTGTGGAGCTCATTTATATGTCATTTTCTGGAGCTaatactattaatattatttggAGGGACATTAATCAGATAGTTAAGGGGGATGTTCATATACCAAAATGGCTATCCGCGGGAGCAAAGAACCTCATAAAGAGGATTCTTGATCCCAACCCACATACTCGTATAACGATGGAAGAAATCAAAGAAGATAAATGGTTCAAACAAGACTACACTCCTGTAAATCCCGACGAAGAAGATTTGGAAGGCGATCATGCATCAACGGATAATCAAGTCTTATCAGTACAAGAAGCAGTATGAACTTTAGACCCTTGACTAATTGGTTTATGTCTAGCATTTTAATCCTTTTATCATTAATGACTGATTGGTTTTTAATATCCTCGGCACAGCCACTTGATGCGCAAAGAGATCCAGAATCCCCTTGTGTGCTAAATGCTTTCGAGCTAATAGGGATGTCGTCATGTCTGGATCTTTCTGGATTTTTCGAGAAAGAGGTAAGTCTACTTTTCATTTTTACCATATTATGCGAGGAACAAATATTTAAACCGAGACTTATTTCTTATTTGAATTATTGTAGGATGTTTCTGAGAGGAAGATCAGATTTACATCCAGTCTCTCTCCAAAGCAGTTGCTGGAGCGGATTGAGACTATGGTAACACAAATGGGATTTCATGTCCAGAAAAAAAATGGAAGGGTTAGTATCAATGCCGGTCTATCTACCTGTATTTGACATGCACTAGTGATACATCTCTTTTAACATTTGTATCTTTGCATATTGCAGTTGAAAGTGATGCAAGACCACAAAAGCCAAAAGAGCGCGGCTAATCTCTCAGTAGTCGCTGAGGTAATTGACGAAAACAACATTCTACTCCCCTTATTTTCCATTgcagaaagagagaaaaagaagcaTAATTATTCCAATGCATAAATTGCAGGTTTTTGAGATTAGCCCATCGTTGTATGTTGTAGAGTTACGAAAGTCTTCAGGGGATTCAACAGTATATAGACAGGTATATCTCAAACACCCTCATCTATACTATTGCAACCAGTAGCGGAGCCAGATTTTCACTAAGAGGggtcaaaatataaagaagtaaaTATATGAAGAAGCCAAAGAGTGTcagtatatagtatatatacattAAAAAAACGAGAAGGGGACCCTTAGCATAACTGGTAAAGTTATTGCCATGTGATCAGGAGGTCACGGATTCGAGCCGTGAAAGcagcctcttgcaaaaatgcagggtaaggctgcttacaatagacccttgtggtccgtcCCTtctccggaccccgcgcatagcgggagcttagtgcaccgggctgcccttttataCATTAAATAAAAACTACCTAGCTACATAATGTAATTTTCTTACGAAAGGGTATCGGTTGACGCCTCTTGAATACATTTGCAACCTGCAATCCCTCCAAACCTGCTAAACTAACTAAATCATGCTTATAT
Proteins encoded:
- the LOC104241455 gene encoding CBL-interacting serine/threonine-protein kinase 1-like isoform X1 is translated as MVIVQQQEEEIRQGGGKKEMRLGKYEIGKTLGEGNFGKVKYAKHIESGQSFAIKILDKDRIIDLRSTDQVGLILFAEDLSETTSLLRRIKREIGTLKLLKHPNVVRLYEVLASKSKIYMVLEYVNGGELFDRIVSKGKLKEAQGRKLFQQLIDGVSYCHEKGVFHRDLKLENVLIDSKGNIKITDFGLSALPQHFRDDGLLHTTCGSPNYVAPEILSNRGYDGAASDTWSCGVILYVILTGYLPFDDRNLAVLYQKIVKGDVHIPKWLSAGAKNLIKRILDPNPHTRITMEEIKEDKWFKQDYTPVNPDEEDLEGDHASTDNQVLSVQEAPLDAQRDPESPCVLNAFELIGMSSCLDLSGFFEKEDVSERKIRFTSSLSPKQLLERIETMVTQMGFHVQKKNGRLKVMQDHKSQKSAANLSVVAEVFEISPSLYVVELRKSSGDSTVYRQLCNRISSDLGVQQSQELIATDVY
- the LOC104241455 gene encoding CBL-interacting serine/threonine-protein kinase 1-like isoform X2 codes for the protein MVIVQQQEEEIRQGGGKKEMRLGKYEIGKTLGEGNFGKVKYAKHIESGQSFAIKILDKDRIIDLRSTDQIKREIGTLKLLKHPNVVRLYEVLASKSKIYMVLEYVNGGELFDRIVSKGKLKEAQGRKLFQQLIDGVSYCHEKGVFHRDLKLENVLIDSKGNIKITDFGLSALPQHFRDDGLLHTTCGSPNYVAPEILSNRGYDGAASDTWSCGVILYVILTGYLPFDDRNLAVLYQKIVKGDVHIPKWLSAGAKNLIKRILDPNPHTRITMEEIKEDKWFKQDYTPVNPDEEDLEGDHASTDNQVLSVQEAPLDAQRDPESPCVLNAFELIGMSSCLDLSGFFEKEDVSERKIRFTSSLSPKQLLERIETMVTQMGFHVQKKNGRLKVMQDHKSQKSAANLSVVAEVFEISPSLYVVELRKSSGDSTVYRQLCNRISSDLGVQQSQELIATDVY